Proteins from one Amycolatopsis benzoatilytica AK 16/65 genomic window:
- a CDS encoding cupin domain-containing protein — MTGEEIVLGPLPKGITPAREGMRNKVWNVLGHTYSMKAASESSFAFETLDPPGTGVPPHVHPTQDEHIYILEGVFTVYLDGQWETAGPGDTVRMPKGLPHAYYNRSEDLTRALFWVSPAGKLAALFDKLHNLEDPAEVVRLSALHDVDFLPPGSVEGA; from the coding sequence ATGACCGGCGAGGAAATCGTGCTCGGTCCCCTGCCGAAGGGGATCACGCCGGCCCGAGAGGGCATGCGGAACAAGGTGTGGAACGTGCTCGGACACACGTACTCGATGAAGGCGGCCAGTGAGTCGAGCTTCGCGTTCGAGACTCTCGACCCGCCCGGCACCGGCGTGCCGCCGCACGTCCATCCGACGCAGGACGAGCACATCTACATCCTGGAGGGCGTGTTCACCGTCTACCTCGACGGCCAGTGGGAAACCGCCGGTCCCGGCGACACCGTGCGGATGCCGAAGGGCCTCCCGCACGCCTATTACAACCGCAGCGAGGACCTGACCCGGGCGCTGTTCTGGGTGAGCCCCGCCGGGAAGCTCGCCGCGCTGTTCGACAAGCTGCACAACCTGGAGGACCCGGCCGAGGTGGTCCGGCTGTCGGCACTGCACGACGTCGATTTCCTGCCGCCGGGGTCGGTGGAAGGGGCCTGA